One window from the genome of Alosa alosa isolate M-15738 ecotype Scorff River chromosome 15, AALO_Geno_1.1, whole genome shotgun sequence encodes:
- the si:ch211-14c7.2 gene encoding uncharacterized protein si:ch211-14c7.2 isoform X2 — protein sequence MLQQNNNNNYPCLDRAILQDSGKSSVPFAGPLDFGDMSLIKTLRAWARSGLSAKARDGTAPLHHHLAKSCQPSSGSGQGPGAPLTIRPATSGSARGVVGGGGQAGLGALVTVATLKASEGGRQTQTRCLLLKAEGRNYVCAVSGANRGGLTPPSRATLVGSWLRETVVGSKDASGAKSAARSGQCDGEVFRVKPRPAKKWRKLHSPTTITTHTDAAQRGHSPTTITTHTDAAQRGQEHDGSLHKLEEIQPQQQQQQQQQQHGAKRNCVSARLNIHGRKARGSAQRGSGRTADRRGTARTASKQDSSHDTFNIINVPCAEHCAHSVKADPKKPWTDCTAAGSESKGEAYRVVTEPSCQIRHFKESPDKEEKKITLHINSLGEAEEEDPLSLDRTGETVCSVKETHETTQQRAKELTEESLPSRWVSNLSPGRRCCTELGLEKQHCCCKDEETGFTNSKDLSKPGPSDKADKEELEALIRLSLLDIKRPYGCLCVERDSKGGEEVDGRVENGPKSNLLSESPQTEREEAPQGLVSVEARSGQNPDEAVAAAEDHGKEGRHSAGALRTFALTEGGGGGGGGGGGGGGAAGGGHGEQQDLGIRSADNNPPWTAPTASNPARTGANPAVRVPSTTRTTTTAATTTTAAVAHAHPNPAPPGAMATGPKREKAETEGGASEAGEAEVDAEAEPPSEGPLGEPSVAETHAATTVATAGQILGGGGGGGRGREGEEEEEEDEFGGFLQAGEAPVWEDGFAEFHQVPCGKVEVSDKGNVSSWQSDWTASSFHQSDVSWAAFSQDGGDEIASGNWWPQTVMEDEADDLNAPRVFLEAFPPVPSTTFDLNGIPTLKQLLQGTAEEKRTPEDHGSERSSGNACVPCDCISIVQP from the exons ATGCTTCAGcagaacaacaacaataactacCCATGCCTGGACCGTGCCATCCTCCAGGACAGTGGGAAAAGCAGTGTGCCATTTGCCGGCCCCCTGGACTTCGGCGACATGTCGCTCATCAAGACCCTGCGGGCGTGGGCACGAAGTGGCTTGAGTGCCAAGGCGAGAGATGGCACTGCCCCTTTGCATCATCACCTCGCCAAGTCGTGCCAACCAAGCAGCGGGTCAGGTCAAGGCCCAGGGGCTCCCCTGACCATCAGGCCCGCCACTAGCGGCTCCGCGAGAGGGGTCGTTGGGGGAGGTGGACAAGCGGGCCTGGGCGCTCTGGTTACCGTGGCGACGCTGAAGGCCTCAGAGGGTGGgcgtcagacacagacacgttGCCTCCTCCTGAAGGCTGAGGGCCGGAACTACGTGTGCGCCGTCAGTGGCGCCAACCGGGGCGGCCTGACACCCCCATCCCGCGCCACTTTGGTGGGCAGCTGGTTGCGAGAGACCGTGGTCGGGTCCAAAGACGCCTCAGGAGCGAAGAGCGCGGCTCGGAGTGGCCAGTGCGACGGAGAGGTGTTTCGCGTGAAGCCCAGGCCTGCGAAGAAGTGGCGGAAGCTGCACTCGCCCACTACGATCACCACGCACACCGACGCGGCTCAGAGGGGCCACTCGCCCACTACGATCACCACGCACACCGACGCGGCTCAGAGGGGCCAGGAGCACGATGGCAGCCTTCACAAGCTGGAGGAGATccagccacagcagcagcagcagcagcagcagcagcagcacggggcCAAGAGAAACTGTGTGAGCGCACGGCTCAACATTCACGGGAGGAAAGCCAGAGGGTCGGCGCAGAGGGGGAGCGGTCGGACGGCGGACAGGAGAGGGACAGCGAGGACAGCGTCCAAACAGGACAGTTCACACGACACCTTTAACATCATTAACGTCCCCTGTGCCGAGCACTGCGCCCACTCGGTAAAAGCCGACCCGAAGAAGCCCTGGACTGACTGCACCGCTGCTGGATCTGAATCTAAAGGGGAGGCCTACAGAGTTGTCACTGAGCCCAGTTGCCAAATCCGCCATTTTAAAGAATCCCCAgacaaagaggagaaaaagatcACTCTCCACATCAACAGCttaggagaggcagaggaagaggatcCTTTGTCCCTGGACAGAACTGGCGAGACAGTGTGTAGCGTAAAGGAGACTCATGAGACAACACAACAGAGAGCTAAAGAACTTACTGAGGAGTCTCTGCCCAGTAGATGGGTCAGCAACCTCAGTCCTGGGAGACGCTGTTGTACTGAACTGGGCCTGGAGAAACAACACTGCTGTTGTAAGGATGAAGAAACAGGTTTTACAAACAGCAAAGACCTGTCCAAACCGGGGCCCTCCGATAAAGCAGACAAAGAGGAATTAGAGGCTCTTATTAGGCTGTCGTTGTTAGATATAAAGCGACCTtatggatgtctgtgtgtggaaagGGACTctaaaggaggagaagaagtaGATGGTAGAGTTGAGAATGGCCCTAAATCAAATCTTCTCAGCGAGTCTCcgcagacagagagggaagaggcACCACAGGGGCTGGTGAGCGTGGAGGCCCGATCTGGGCAGAATCCAGATGAGGCTGTCGCAGCAGCAGAGGATCATGGGAAGGAGGGACGGCATTCAGCAGGGGCTCTCAGAACCTTTGCACTCaccgagggaggaggaggaggaggaggaggaggaggaggaggaggaggtgccgCTGGTGGCGGGCACGGGGAACAGCAGGACTTGGGGATTAGATCAGCCGATAACAATCCCCCTTGGACAGCTCCCACGGCGAGCAACCCAGCCAGGACCGGCGCCAATCCTGCTGTTAGAGTCCCTTCCACCACCAGAACCACCACTACTGCTGCTACCACTACCACTGCCGCCGTCGCTCATGCTCACCCTAATCCTGCCCCCCCGGGAGCCATGGCAACAGGCCCAAAGAGGGAGAAGGCGGAGACCGAAGGTGGGGCCAGTGAGGCCGGAGAGGCCGAGGTCGACGCAGAGGCTGAGCCGCCGAGTGAGGGGCCGCTGGGAGAGCCAAGCGTGGCAGAGACCCACGCAGCCACCACAGTGGCCACAGCCGGCCAGATccttggaggaggaggaggaggaggaagagggcgggagggggaagaggaagaggaggaggatgagttCGGGGGGTTCTTGCAGGCAGGCGAGGCCCCGGTCTGGGAGGACGGCTTCGCGGAGTTCCACCAAGTGCCTTGTGGGAAAGTGGAGGTTTCTG ACAAAGGTAACGTGTCATCCTGGCAATCTGATTGGACAGCGAGTTCATTCCACCAATCAGACGTCTCCTGGGCCGCCTTCAGCCAGGACGGCGGGGATGAGATAGCATCTGGGAATTGGTGGCCGCAGACGGTCATGGAGGACGAGGCAGATGATCTTAATGCA